tttttttattttttataaatggGAATTTATTGAGATGGACATGCAACAGTCAAAGAATCTGTGAGATAGACCtcttggagccaaggagtggaaataaATCAATCTATCATACACGATAGAAATAGGGTCTTTCAAACTAGAGACTCAGTGACGATCTATTAATCTCTTTAGGGATATAAGAAAAATGATATATGTTGAAAGTAAGAACAGAGATGACGTCGTATGTCATTGATAATAGGGATAAGGTCTGCTTGTGGTCCTTGTTGATCGATTCCACCTCAAGCAAATCCATGCATTCACCAATAGATAACAGCAGGCCCAATCGATCGGATGGCAAGGCCTTGGACCTGGCTTCTATCCAGCCGTGGTAGGagggacccacctatgaaatgatcaccccaccccaccccaccccaccccaccccaccccacccctgtttttacTGTCGTTTAGGGTTTGTCTCCTCTCTAGGTTCCCCCATCTGTGAGTTCTTGTAAGTACCCCTCCTTAGAATTGTGACATGTGGCGTTAGCTGATCTAACAGTCACAATTTAAAACCAATATTTTAAGTTCTTATTTAACCCTAGTTACCTCAACCCATACCCCTATCCTAACCCTGGTTAACTATACCATTTGAAGGACGATTCAGATCTGAAAGACTGAAACCCCATCGAGGTTCTTCTTCCCAGTGAACCGAGCATTCGATGATTGAAAAATCAGACTCATCATCTACATGCCTTGGTGCTTCTTTGCTTACCAGTAAGCAACAACCGCTGATAATCACTTTTCTGCCCACAAGTTCATGAACTTCTGGGGCTGCAAGAAGTTATACATGATGGAATTGGGCATCGGCAGCGTCTTTCAAAGGTCTGGCTCAATCTTGTCGGGTATTATAAGAAAATAGCAAAGAAATACCATAGTGCATAACCTAATTATTACATCTGATATTTTTCTTCGGATTGGGTTTTCCTTTAGCCATGGTGGTGAAGGAGGAATTCTTTCAAGGGGCAAATAGTATCCTACTTTTTCTGAAACTatcctgcttttaaacttttacatctccttctaccctcatgtttttaaatacccagattacccTCCCTTTTCACCTATTAATTTGCTAATCTaattaacctaccattcttcttctatttttactatttttgtcattaaaatggtaaaaaatgaaagcacccacccgcttcttttctctcccatttttttcttcttcaatttttctatttaattagttttttattcaacatttcatcctcaccGTTCTTCTTCGAATAGATCAACCTGATCCTCACCGTGATCtagttcttctccttcgtctccGTTATAGGTGTGTTTCCTTCTCCGACACCAATCCATCTTGCATGGATTCTCATCTGAAATCGCCAAAAAGGCAAAGACAATCCAATGATTGATCTTATGCCGTTCCGTCCCATGACTGTGAGGTTGAGGAGAGATGAAGATGGTCGTGTAGAGATCAATTGTAATGGAGAGGGAGGGTTGCCTTATGCTTCTGCGAatatgaagagggagaagaagagtgacAATTCGAGAATTGCACTGtaggttaataaaaaaataaaaaacacgaaAAGGTaaatgtaagggtgtcaatcggttcggttccaTGAAGTAATAGTGTGATCCAAATCCGAACCGAGAACCGACTCAGTTCTAGAATTGGATCCAAATCCGAACCTGCTCAGctcggttcagtttcggttccAATTCGGTTATAGAATACGGTTCCAATTTGGGTCTTGATACGGTATTAATTCGATTATGGGCAAAAGAAAGGAATGGTGAAGGTTGCAATAGAGAAAAATATATtcataattaaacaaaaatttattGCAGGTGACATGTGACAGGAATCTCTCCCTCAACAATGGGAAGGCAAAGATCCGGCTGGTGTACACTCCGAGGAATATAAAGTCTGGTTAAGCTTCCTCTACCCAGAAGGTTATATCTTTAAGCGGAATTGTCGTGGGTTTTCTTGAATCTAGTATTTAGGGAATTGTGGTACAGCACATGCGACACTTTTTTCATGAACATTATTGCTGGATCCTAATATTTTGTGATTCTCTGTTGTATGTGTTACTCTGTAAGTTTGTAGTTTATAGACTACAAATCGAATTGAGAGTTGGAGCTTGTGATTTGGGAGTTGGGAGAGACAAAGAGTCGTAGAGAATTGAGATAGTAAAAGGTTGGAACCTGGAACTTTTGAAGATAAAGAGTCTCCGCAAAGGAATGaaagaataaattaataaaGCATTAAAGCCTAAAGCTAAAGGTCAACtgtcaaacataaaaaaattagggATTTAGCCATTTAGGTTCGGTCATTCAGTTCGATTTCGGTTAGAACTGACGGTTCTTGTATCGAAACCATATCCGAAGCGAACTGAATAAAAAACTTACTTGGTCGATCCGAATTCGAACCAAATTATTTCGGTTCGGTTAATTCGGCTCAGTTTTGGATTCGGTATTCGGTTCCTAtcacattttgacacccttaggtaaattgaataaaaagaggaagagagagaagaagtgggatGCTTTTAAGAGAgtcgatctgttccatggttttagtgcacgatatcgGAACGAGTATCGGTAACCTGCAAAATagatacgataccgatatggtATTGGCCTGGATTGGctgtatcaaacaaaattacccttgaatctccttaaaaaatgagttttcttaccattttaccccttgtctatACCGTGctattgatacggtatcggtgactagcaaagtTGGTACGTATTGCCAGATACagacgatacgataccaatacttagaagcATGAtcggtttgaagaagaaagatgaggatgaaatgttgaataaaaaattaattaaatagagaagttgaaaaaaaaacaaaaaaaaatgaatggagtaaaaaacgggagagagaaTAACCGAGTGGGTGCTTTCatgttttactattttaatgacaaaaatagtaaaaaatagaagaagaatggtaggttaaaggttactaggtgaaaaggaagggtagtttgggtatttaaaaacatgagggtacaaagagatgtaaaagtttaaaagcaatgtagtttcagaaaagaagtttaaggtaggatagttttaataaatataagctaagtgtagggtagtgatactAATTACCCCTTCTTTCAAAGATAGGCCGTCATTGTGCTTAAATGAGTGTCTACGAACATTGAAAGGCATTTCGACCCTCCAGCGAATTAGGGAGAGGAGGTAATTATGACAGTAGATAAGTGGGTGAACCCTCCaacatgggtgaagaaaaatttACCCCCTTTTTAGCTCTGTATCTTTATAGCATGGTGTTTGCATTGAGGATTATGAGAAAATGAAAAGTTTAAGATCGACCAATTGAGTAAGAATAATTGTTCAGGAGTAGAAAGAATCAAATTTGTGCAGCCCACAACCGTGTAATACAATGAAATATGTGAGTTCCTGTGAAAAAGCATGTCTTCCCTTTCCCAGATTATTGAGATTTTGATGTTGAACCAGGCCAGTAGATGATGCTCGGTTCGCTGGGAAGAAGAACGATGGGGTTTTAGTCTTTCAGATCTGAATCGTCCTTCAAATGGTATAGTTAACCAGGGTTAGGGTAGGGGTTGGGGTAACCAGGGTTAGATAAGAACTTAAAAATTGGTTCTGACCGTTAGATCAGCTAATGCCATGTGTCATGATTCTAAAGGAATACTTACAAGAACTTACATAAGGAACCTGAGAAGAAAATCCGTCGTTTAGCTGGGTTGGACCatccagctcccgccatggttggacagaatccttttccaAGGCCTTCTAGTAATAAAACCATGCCACCTGCTTACTTGTTAGAGGATAGAGATGTGTCAGAGTTCAATTTGAAAGGGGAGGGTGTTTCAGAGAAGAGATTGGTCTGGGGGCTCCATGCTTGCACAACCTCCATTGGGAAAACAAATATTATGGAATTCTGAGCAAGCTTGTTGACCTTCAGAATACCTCCATGAATACCTCAGAATATAAACTCGTTGTGAGTTAATCATATAGATCAGGTtataaaaatgtgaaaaattaTCTTCTCCAGTTCCCTCTCGGCCTAGTTTCCCAATACCTCTAAgaagagggggtggaccccatctgAGCAGACTGTTTGGATAGTGATAGTGTTGTCATTGCACCCCCTTAGGACACCAACAATCTTGATATGATGATAGTCTCTGTTTAACCAATCGGGATTACTCAAAACAAGACCCTTTTAGATTTAGGTGAAATTTTGTTCTCAATTGTAATATTTTGAGATATTTTCAGTCTTGGGATTTTAATCAAATTTTTgttggaccgagttttccttaacCTAGTAACTCCATGATAGCCATCGTTGCACTTGAATGGATGGTGACTGGTATTTCAGACTTTCAACATATTGGAAGAATAAGGTTACAATGGGTTATAGGTACTTGAACACCCTCTCCTTAATAGTTAACTTTTGaagatgagttctacccaagtccctaCATCCCTATTGTGGGCATTCGTAACTGACCacaattttgttatttttaagaAACAGAAATCACTGTCTTTTGTGACGTATTAGATTCCTCCCATAGATTATTCAATTTTTTACCTTGGGCTGTGGCATTGTCATCCCATTGTATTCAACACTTCATATTGTTCCTACAAGATTATTGGGTTAGGTGACCTTAATTTTAGGCTGTAACAATAAGTTTGCATTACCCTAAGGCTCCATCTGATTGCAAGGGGACGGAATGGAAGGGaatggaaaataaatcaaaactaaaataaaaatgttacaATCATTACCTATTATAATTGTATAAGtaatttcaaatcattccaaatttaataattaaattcaGGGGAGTATTCTCTATACGGGAGTGTCACCTACACCAGTGCTCctgggtctatctctctctagcTTCCCCAACAAGGTGCAAAGATGTCCTTTCatagaggggaagagagagataagaaaCATGGGAGCACTGGGTTAGGCTACGCTCTTGGACAAAGAACAAATTcccttttttaaatatattttttttaaatcctttggatatatttatttttaaattacatttataaaatataattatgAATAGGTTAATGTTCTTTATTTGcaagtgtggcctacgtcagtgCTCcttgtgtctatttctctccacCCCCTATAAAATGACATCGTCATCTCATTATTGGCACAGAGGAACACGATAGACATAAAGGCACAGGTGTAGGACATGCTACCCTGACAGATTTATCCCTTACCCCTTTGCGTAGAGAGAGTCATTAGGCTTCGTTTCCTATAATATCTGTTTTACTTTCCATTAGTTGTTTCAAGTAATTGATTGATTTTCTTCCCACAGATGGTTGATAACTACTTTAGGATTTCGATAGTGTGTTTATGATGGGCAGTCGAGGATGTCCAAGTCCGAATGTTGTTGTGATCGGTGAGGCAACCATTAACTGTTTCACtttttttgggaagaaatcTTAGGGTCAACAAACATTAATATCTCTGTCTTTGTGGGCGTAAAGTATATTTAACAAGGAACAGGTTCTTTGAGCCGTTGGGAGTAGGGTATACTACCATGTCTGTGTGTATCTCTCTCTTGCTCACATTAAATGTCCTCGTTGTCCTCCCATGTACCATACCATCATTTTACCATATGGTTTGTATCTCATAAGTGGTTTTGTCTATGTCGCTTGCTCTAAGAACCTTCTCCCTatcaaaataaggaaaaagaactctatccgaGGACGTGGCCTATGCTAGAGCTCTCATGAGAAAAATACATCTTTGCCCTTTGTtggatggaagagagagagacacagggAGCATTGGCCTTACTATTTCCAGTAGCCATCTCTGTTCTTCTTGAAGTTAAACCTACACTGGGATGTATGTCTGCCACACGCACTCAGTCAGCCCAACCGTTGGATACCTCACTGGGCACTCCCTAGGTGATGAACtcttggagaggagccggatacATGGCTCATGCTCTGTTAGGCACACGATAtcatacaccccctctcaccTCTGATACACCCAGGTGTTCACAGATCTTAATCCGTCCCTCAATCCTCTCCTCTTTTGGTGACAATAAAAATTCCCAATACCCTTCAATTGAAGTTTTCCCTCTGCAAAATATGGCTAAATCAGGGGACTAAAGTAGTTGAAATGTGAATTATGATTTCCATGCAATCTGTTTGTTGTGATTCTTAATTGTTATCTTTTTGCCTCAATTAGTTTCTCAACATAGGAATGGATCTCCAACACAGTTAAGGAAAGTACTTTTaaatttgaaggagaaaaaAGCTTATTACATTACATGTAGTAGTATATGGAGCGAAGAAAAATTTCATGAAATGTAGGTAGGTAAGGTAAACTCTCACTCTCATtgtctttttaccaaaaaaaaaaaaaaaactctcattGTCTCTCATTGatgatttgattttgaattgTTTAAAACTAAAGAAAGAACCAAGAAAAGATCCGCCTCTGTTCAATTGAACTCAACATTTAAGACTTCAATTCTCTTCTGTCTTCCTTTCGAAGATTGAACTGCTAGAGCATCCTTAGCCGCCACCAGATCCATACTTCTTTCCAAAAACTATCACCTGCAATTTATCATAGCCAGCAAGCACACCAGCACCTGCAACTGCACGTAGGATGTTGGCACCGGCACCCTTAAACAAAGATTTTGCTCCTTCATTCTTTAGAATCTGTGAGAATGCATCCATGGAGCTACTGTATTTGACTGCTTCACCAGAAGTCATCATCATTCTTCTACGAACAGTATCAATTGGGTAGGATGCAAGCCCTGCTCCATTTGTTATCACCCAACCTAACGCGAAACTCGCAAAGAAACTATCCTGAAATCATCCATCCACAGAGACAAAACAAATGTTGGAAACTAAACATAGACAAAGTAGAATCAAAATACTAGCATAAGAAGAAATGTGTAACGTGCCTAATTGGGCTCATTCTATTGTGtgggcgctagattgggccatCCTAGCATGGGATAGAGTAAatggcttgatttaacgtgttccatcagtTTTGCCTAACAAAATGAAATCTTCTTCTGGTAATTACGAACCTGAAGTTTTCCAGTCAGCAACACTGGCTTGAGAGAATCATACATTCCAAAATAGAGACCGCGATAAACTATGATTCCCACACAGGAAATGTTGAAGCCACGGTAGAGACCAGCAATCCCATCAGTCTTCATTGTTTTCTTGTATACATCAACCAAACCATTGAATTGCCTTTCTCCTCCCTTCTTTGCTGCCTTTGAATCATTAGCCAGACGGGTTCGAGCATAATCCAAGGAGTAGacaaagaagagggaagaagcaCCAGCAGCACCACCTGAAGCTAAGTTTCCAGCAAACCATTTCCAATACCCATCTCTGTCCTTCTTGAAGTTAAACATACGCTTGAAGTAATCCTTGAATGCAAAGTTTAAGGCCTGGAAAGAGGAGGAAATCAGAGAGAGATCAAGCAAGAGCAAGAACACAACACCTGGGGGGTTCACAGATTTCATGGAAGGGTGGGTTTtataaattacccaaaaaaaaaaaaaagaattttaaggaagaaaaacagaggaggaagaatcAGGTACCTGAGTGGGGAAGTAGCGGATGACATTAGCTGTGTTTCCTCTCCATAATGAGCCAAatccttcctcctttattgtccgACCAAAACATTCTCCAATTCCCTTGTAAGGTTCAGAGAGTCTACCAGCCTTGATCATCTCATCTTGGTTCTGAATCAAAAGCTTCACACGTTCAATAGGAGCAGCAGCTGTTTTGGATACAGCTGCTGAGACTCCACCCATCAGGAAGTCAATAATGAAACCTGCTGCTCCTTTCTCTGCAGGTGCTTGGACCATCATGACGGGTGACATGGAAGTCAGTGTTGTAGACAGATCACGCCTATGCATATGCATTCCCTGCATCTTCATCAATGGATTCTGAAGGGAACCATTTCTGTAATTTCCATAAGTGAAGCGTCTCTCATGAGAAGCATTCTTTTTTTGTAAGATACTGTTCTGGGTCTGCACATCTTGAGAATAGCAGGAATGGAGATTGAATTGACTACCAAATTTCTGAACAACAGATGGGTGGGGAGGCCAATCCGCCATGTCTTGTGATGTCAAATGCCTGTGCACATCGCAAATAGTTGGATTCAGAAActaatgaagagagagagagagagagaagtagaCCACCAGAGATTCATCATGATCTTCCGGTATTAATTAATTCAAGAAGAAAATGAGTAGCAGCCATAGATTTCACAAGATTGCAAATGAATGAATCAAGGAAGGATATTTCAATTCAAATataccaaaatcaaacaaagcTGTTAATTCAAGGATGAACAGACATGTACAGAAACAGATCCAAAATGATA
The sequence above is a segment of the Telopea speciosissima isolate NSW1024214 ecotype Mountain lineage chromosome 7, Tspe_v1, whole genome shotgun sequence genome. Coding sequences within it:
- the LOC122668802 gene encoding ADP,ATP carrier protein 1, mitochondrial-like isoform X1 gives rise to the protein MHLTSQDMADWPPHPSVVQKFGSQFNLHSCYSQDVQTQNSILQKKNASHERRFTYGNYRNGSLQNPLMKMQGMHMHRRDLSTTLTSMSPVMMVQAPAEKGAAGFIIDFLMGGVSAAVSKTAAAPIERVKLLIQNQDEMIKAGRLSEPYKGIGECFGRTIKEEGFGSLWRGNTANVIRYFPTQALNFAFKDYFKRMFNFKKDRDGYWKWFAGNLASGGAAGASSLFFVYSLDYARTRLANDSKAAKKGGERQFNGLVDVYKKTMKTDGIAGLYRGFNISCVGIIVYRGLYFGMYDSLKPVLLTGKLQDSFFASFALGWVITNGAGLASYPIDTVRRRMMMTSGEAVKYSSSMDAFSQILKNEGAKSLFKGAGANILRAVAGAGVLAGYDKLQVIVFGKKYGSGGG
- the LOC122668802 gene encoding ADP,ATP carrier protein 1, mitochondrial-like isoform X2, giving the protein MHLTSQDMADWPPHPSVVQKFGSQFNLHSCYSQDVQTQNSILQKKNASHERRFTYGNYRNGSLQNPLMKMQGMHMHRRDLSTTLTSMSPVMMVQAPAEKGAAGFIIDFLMGGVSAAVSKTAAAPIERVKLLIQNQDEMIKAGRLSEPYKGIGECFGRTIKEEGFGSLWRGNTANVIRYFPTQALNFAFKDYFKRMFNFKKDRDGYWKWFAGNLASGGAAGASSLFFVYSLDYARTRLANDSKAAKKGGERQFNGLVDVYKKTMKTDGIAGLYRGFNISCVGIIVYRGLYFGMYDSLKPVLLTGKLQDSFFASFALGWVITNGAGLASYPIDTVRRRMMMTSGEAVKYSSSMDAFSQILKNEGAKSLFKGAGANILRAVAGAGVLAGYDKLQVIVFGKKYGSGGG